From one Lycium ferocissimum isolate CSIRO_LF1 chromosome 7, AGI_CSIRO_Lferr_CH_V1, whole genome shotgun sequence genomic stretch:
- the LOC132064411 gene encoding uncharacterized protein LOC132064411 isoform X1, with amino-acid sequence MESKVVDENEEGPVGPIRVDRFGFVKQEHSPTEGLARSRSAFEYQRDERRIRKWRKMIGVGGSDWKQYVRRKPHVVKRRIRKGIPDCLRGLVWQLISGSRDLLLLNPGVYEQLVIYETSASELDIIRDISRTFPSHVFFQQRHGPGQRSLYNVLKAYSVFDRDVGYVQGMGFVAGLLLLYMSEEDAFWLLVALLKGAVHTPMEGMYLVGLPLVQQYLFQFDRLVKEHMPKLGEHFAQEMINPSMYASQWFITVFSYSFPFHLALRIWDVFLFEGVKVVFKVGLALLKYCHDDLVKLPFEKLIHALRNFPEDAMNPDILLPMAFSIKVSKYLEELKQEYEQQRRKPPESPVKQ; translated from the exons ATGGAAAGTAAAGTAGTAGATGAAAATGAGGAAGGCCCGGTTGGTCCCATACGAGTTGATAGATTTGGTTTTGTGAAGCAGGAACATAGTCCTACTGAAGGTTTAGCAAGGAGTCGGTCGGCCTTTGAATATCAGAG AGATGAAAGAAGGAttagaaaatggagaaaaatgatAGGTGTTGGAGGAAGTGATTGGAAGCAGTATGTTCGAAGGAAACCACATGTTGTTAAAAGACGAATACGGAAAGGAATTCCTGATTGTCTGAGGGGCCTTGTCTggcagctaatttctggaagtcggGACCTCTTGTTATTGAATCCTGGAGTTTATGAG CAACTAGTCATATATGAGACATCAGCTTCCGAATTGGATATTATTCGAGATATTTCTCGCACATTTCCTTCACATGTTTTCTTTCAGCAGAGACATGGACCTGGTCAAAGGTCTCTTTACAACGTTTTGAAAGCATATTCTGTCTTTGATCGAGATGTTGGATACGTACAG GGCATGGGATTCGTGGCAGGTCTACTTCTTCTTTACATGAGTGAAGAAGATGCATTTTGGTTACTGGTTGCATTGTTGAAGGGAGCCGTTCACACTCCTATGGAAGGAATGTACTTG GTAGGATTGCCGCTTGTACAGCAATACCTTTTTCAGTTTGATCGTTTGGTGAAAGAGCACATGCCGAAGTTAGGTGAGCATTTTGCTCAGGAAATGATAAATCCCAGCATGTATGCAAGTCAGTGGTTCATAACTGTCTTTTCGTACTCTTTCCCATTTCACTTGGCTCTCAGAATTTGGGATGTCTTCCTTTTTGAG GGTGTTAAAGTCGTCTTCAAAGTTGGATTGGCTCTATTAAAATATTGCCACGATGACCTG GTAAAGTTGCCATTTGAGAAACTCATACATGCTTTGCGCAACTTCCCTGAGGATGCCATGAATCCAGATATACTGTTACCAATGGCTTTTTCAATCAAG GTTTCCAAGTATTTGGAGGAACTGAAGCAGGAATATGAGCAGCAACGCAGGAAACCTCCTGAATCCCCAGTCAAACAGTAA
- the LOC132064412 gene encoding probable receptor-like protein kinase At5g18500, translating into MASSLKDEMSQKTAVFGLKVWQLIGIFVGIFIVVILLLLTLYLTFRRKSKRGTDNLPVSQIPTVSKEIKEVRVEQVSTNDFSPRDGILLTIHDKTNDKESDKVLVHLGMGKKNGDNSSQSGSFHHVDKDCCGSQSGEDGSSCKNGLYKAYNSHPITAPSPLTGLPEFSHLGWGHWFTLRDLEIATGRFSKENILGEGGYGIVYRGNLINGTPVAIKKLLNNLGQAEKEFQVEVEAIGHVRHKNLVRLLGYCIEGTHRMLVYEYVNNGNLEQWLHGAMRHHGYLTWEARMKVLLGTAKALAYLHENIEPKVVHRDIKSSNILIDDDFNAKVSDFGLAKLLGAGKSHITTRVMGTFGYVAPEYANTGLLNEKSDVYSFGVVLLESITGRDPVDYGRPAQEVNLVDWLKMMVGSRRSEEVVDPNIETRPPTRALKRALLTALRCVDPDSDKRPKMSQVVRMLESEEYPIPREDRRQRRSQAGNTESDSQNYDTDKSDNPDSRSESRRNHKV; encoded by the exons ATGGCTTCTAGTCTAAAGGATGAAATGTCCCAAAAAACTGCTGTTTTTGGTCTCAAGGTCTGGCAATTGATCGGAATATTTGTTGGGATTTTCATTGTGGTAATCCTCTTATTGTTAACACTTTATCTCACTTTCCGGAGGAAGTCAAAAAGAGGTACAGACAATCTCCCTGTTAGCCAAATACCTACGGTTTCTAAGGAAATTAAAGAAGTTCGGGTTGAGCAAGTATCAACAAATGATTTTTCTCCACGGGACGGAATTCTTCTCACTATTCATGATAAAACCAATGATAAAGAATCCGACAAGGTTCTAGTTCATCTTGGTATGGGGAAAAAGAATGGAGATAACAGCAGTCAATCAGGTTCCTTCCATCATGTTGACAAGGACTGTTGTGGGTCACAATCAGGAGAAGACGGGAGTTCATGCAAAAACGGATTGTATAAAGCTTACAATTCACATCCGATAACTGCTCCTTCTCCTCTAACCGGATTACCTGAGTTTTCTCACTTGGGTTGGGGCCACTGGTTTACATTGAGAGATCTTGAGATAGCAACAGGCCGGTTCTCAAAGGAGAATATTCTCGGTGAGGGTGGATATGGCATTGTCTACAGAGGAAATTTGATAAATGGAACACCCGTAGCTATTAAGAAGCTCCTCAACAATCT AGGTCAAGCAGAAAAAGAGTTCCAAGTGGAGGTTGAAGCCATTGGCCACGTGCGTCACAAAAATTTGGTTCGCCTTCTAGGATACTGCATTGAAGGAACTCACAG GATGCTGGTTTACGAGTATGTCAACAATGGAAATTTGGAACAGTGGCTTCATGGAGCCATGAGACACCATGGGTATCTCACTTGGGAGGCTAGGATGAAGGTTCTCCTTGGGACAGCTAAAGC TCTTGCCTATTTGCATGAGAATATTGAGCCCAAAGTTGTTCACCGAGACATAAAATCAAGTAATATATTGATTGATGATGACTTCAATGCTAAGGTCTCTGATTTTGGTCTGGCCAAACTGCTTGGTGCCGGGAAAAGTCATATCACAACTCGAGTCATGGGTACCTTTGG GTATGTGGCTCCTGAATATGCAAATACTGGTCTCTTGAATGAAAAGAGTGATGTTTATAGCTTTGGGGTTGTGTTGTTAGAATCAATCACAGGAAGAGATCCTGTGGACTATGGCCGTCCTGCCCAAGAG GTGAATCTTGTTGATTGGTTGAAAATGATGGTTGGAAGCAGGCGGTCTGAGGAAGTAGTAGATCCAAATATTGAAACAAGACCACCAACAAGAGCTCTCAAAAGAGCCCTTCTGACTGCTCTGAGATGTGTGGATCCAGATTCTGACAAGAGACCAAAGATGAGCCAAGTTGTTCGTATGCTTGAATCAGAGGAATATCCCATACCAAGAGAG GATCGAAGGCAACGAAGATCCCAAGCAGGTAACACGGAGAGTGATTCTCAGAACTACGACACTGACAAGAGTGACAACCCAGATTCAAGGTCAGAAAGTAGAAGGAACCATAAAGTATAA
- the LOC132064411 gene encoding uncharacterized protein LOC132064411 isoform X2, producing MESKVVDENEEGPVGPIRVDRFGFVKQEHSPTEGLARSRSAFEYQRDERRIRKWRKMIGVGGSDWKQYVRRKPHVVKRRIRKGIPDCLRGLVWQLISGSRDLLLLNPGVYEQLVIYETSASELDIIRDISRTFPSHVFFQQRHGPGQRSLYNVLKAYSVFDRDVGYVQGMGFVAGLLLLYMSEEDAFWLLVALLKGAVHTPMEGMYLVGLPLVQQYLFQFDRLVKEHMPKLGEHFAQEMINPSMYASQWFITVFSYSFPFHLALRIWDVFLFEVSNLSSLSTL from the exons ATGGAAAGTAAAGTAGTAGATGAAAATGAGGAAGGCCCGGTTGGTCCCATACGAGTTGATAGATTTGGTTTTGTGAAGCAGGAACATAGTCCTACTGAAGGTTTAGCAAGGAGTCGGTCGGCCTTTGAATATCAGAG AGATGAAAGAAGGAttagaaaatggagaaaaatgatAGGTGTTGGAGGAAGTGATTGGAAGCAGTATGTTCGAAGGAAACCACATGTTGTTAAAAGACGAATACGGAAAGGAATTCCTGATTGTCTGAGGGGCCTTGTCTggcagctaatttctggaagtcggGACCTCTTGTTATTGAATCCTGGAGTTTATGAG CAACTAGTCATATATGAGACATCAGCTTCCGAATTGGATATTATTCGAGATATTTCTCGCACATTTCCTTCACATGTTTTCTTTCAGCAGAGACATGGACCTGGTCAAAGGTCTCTTTACAACGTTTTGAAAGCATATTCTGTCTTTGATCGAGATGTTGGATACGTACAG GGCATGGGATTCGTGGCAGGTCTACTTCTTCTTTACATGAGTGAAGAAGATGCATTTTGGTTACTGGTTGCATTGTTGAAGGGAGCCGTTCACACTCCTATGGAAGGAATGTACTTG GTAGGATTGCCGCTTGTACAGCAATACCTTTTTCAGTTTGATCGTTTGGTGAAAGAGCACATGCCGAAGTTAGGTGAGCATTTTGCTCAGGAAATGATAAATCCCAGCATGTATGCAAGTCAGTGGTTCATAACTGTCTTTTCGTACTCTTTCCCATTTCACTTGGCTCTCAGAATTTGGGATGTCTTCCTTTTTGAGGTCAGTAATCTATCATCACTATCCACTCTCTGA